A DNA window from Pirellulales bacterium contains the following coding sequences:
- a CDS encoding ABC transporter permease translates to MRKIAIIARREYQALVRTKAFIISLVIMPVFMFGGIFLQKYLSGRIDIGEKKVIVLDGTDRLFAPLSAMARLRNETEVVDKETGRATRPTITLEQGPAGPVTDATRLGLSERIHRNEIFAFVEIDADALKPAANSLLMKMLAASAANNQATPSGADAPPKGSKAKLDSPDRPAPVRVFMESIAYNEVGQWLTRAVNQVAFALRLQDAGLNPAVVAGAVSPVNVEELGLYSRDASGQIHKGDGGERGLSLFLPFGLMMLLFLSVMVAGQPMISSVLEEKQQRIAEVLLGSASPFQIMMGKLVGNVGVALTIVALYMTGGYFMAAHYGYADLLPMRLVGWFIAFDILACMLYGAIFIAIGAACTEIKETQSLLTPVMLLIVSPLMVWFTIVQEPQSSFAVWTSLFPPATPMLMLLRMAASPMVPWWQPVLGIVLVLAATIAAVFAAGRVFRIGLLIQGKSPKLRELMSWIVRG, encoded by the coding sequence ATGCGTAAGATCGCGATCATCGCGCGGCGCGAATACCAGGCGCTCGTCCGGACCAAGGCATTCATCATCTCACTGGTGATCATGCCGGTGTTCATGTTCGGCGGTATTTTCCTTCAAAAGTATCTTTCAGGGCGGATCGACATTGGCGAGAAAAAGGTGATCGTGCTCGACGGCACGGACCGATTGTTCGCACCGCTCAGTGCGATGGCGCGGCTCCGAAACGAAACCGAGGTCGTGGACAAGGAAACTGGGCGCGCAACCCGCCCCACCATCACGCTCGAGCAAGGCCCCGCCGGCCCTGTGACGGATGCAACGCGATTGGGATTGAGCGAGCGCATTCACCGCAACGAAATCTTCGCGTTCGTCGAGATCGATGCCGATGCCTTGAAACCTGCCGCCAATTCACTGCTCATGAAAATGTTGGCGGCGTCAGCAGCCAACAATCAGGCGACTCCCTCCGGCGCCGACGCACCGCCAAAGGGCAGCAAGGCAAAGCTCGACAGTCCAGATCGTCCGGCGCCGGTCCGCGTGTTCATGGAAAGCATCGCGTACAACGAAGTTGGGCAATGGCTTACTCGGGCCGTCAATCAAGTGGCCTTCGCTCTGCGATTGCAAGATGCAGGGCTCAATCCGGCAGTGGTCGCCGGCGCCGTGAGCCCCGTCAACGTCGAGGAACTTGGGCTTTACAGCCGCGATGCCAGCGGACAAATCCACAAAGGAGACGGCGGCGAGCGCGGCCTCAGCCTGTTTCTCCCGTTCGGCTTGATGATGCTGCTCTTCCTGTCGGTGATGGTGGCCGGCCAGCCGATGATCAGCAGCGTGTTGGAGGAAAAGCAGCAACGGATTGCCGAAGTCTTGCTCGGCTCCGCCAGCCCATTCCAGATCATGATGGGCAAGCTCGTCGGCAACGTAGGCGTGGCGCTGACGATCGTCGCCCTGTACATGACCGGCGGCTACTTCATGGCTGCCCACTACGGCTACGCGGACTTGTTGCCCATGCGGCTCGTGGGATGGTTCATCGCCTTCGACATTTTGGCTTGCATGTTGTACGGGGCAATCTTCATCGCCATCGGCGCGGCTTGCACGGAAATCAAGGAAACGCAGTCGCTACTCACTCCGGTCATGCTATTGATTGTTTCGCCGCTGATGGTGTGGTTCACGATCGTCCAAGAACCGCAGAGCAGTTTCGCCGTGTGGACCTCTCTGTTTCCGCCGGCCACGCCTATGCTGATGCTATTGCGGATGGCGGCCTCGCCAATGGTCCCCTGGTGGCAGCCGGTTCTAGGGATCGTCTTGGTCCTCGCGGCCACCATCGCCGCCGTATTCGCCGCAGGGCGCGTCTTCCGGATCGGCCTCTTGATACAGGGCAAATCCCCGAAGCTGCGCGAGCTTATGAGCTGGATCGTGCGCGGGTAA
- a CDS encoding ATP-binding cassette domain-containing protein, whose amino-acid sequence MNAVELENVSKTFGTHVAVDGLNLIVPEGTVYGFIGPNGSGKTTTLRVVLRIFFPDKGVVRVLGVEQGAAADDRIGYLPEERGLYKKMRLRDVLRFHAELKGRRDCRRAIDDWLARMELSDWADKRVETLSKGMSQKVQFIAAVIAEPKLLILDEPFSGLDPVNMETLKDVVLELKRRGTTVLFSTHDMEVAERMCDTIFMIFRGRKVLDGTLQSIQDQYGEDTIRVRTAAGNGALANLPGVVRVNDYGQDQELRIAPGADSQAVLTELARRTRIERFELARPSLHDIFLRIARPHEADAQGAGHA is encoded by the coding sequence ATGAATGCGGTCGAGTTGGAGAACGTCAGCAAGACTTTCGGCACTCACGTCGCCGTGGACGGCCTCAATCTGATCGTGCCCGAGGGGACCGTTTATGGGTTCATCGGCCCGAACGGATCGGGGAAGACCACGACGCTGCGCGTCGTTTTGCGCATCTTTTTTCCGGACAAAGGCGTCGTTCGCGTGCTCGGCGTCGAACAGGGTGCCGCGGCCGACGACCGGATCGGGTATTTGCCCGAGGAGCGTGGGCTGTACAAGAAGATGCGGCTGCGCGACGTGTTGCGATTCCACGCCGAGTTAAAGGGGCGGCGCGATTGCCGCCGGGCCATCGACGATTGGCTGGCGCGGATGGAATTGTCGGATTGGGCCGATAAGCGCGTCGAGACTTTGTCGAAGGGCATGTCGCAGAAGGTCCAGTTCATCGCCGCGGTCATCGCCGAGCCGAAGCTGCTGATTCTCGACGAACCATTCAGCGGGCTCGATCCGGTAAACATGGAAACGCTCAAGGACGTCGTGCTGGAGCTGAAGCGGCGCGGCACGACGGTGCTGTTCTCGACGCATGATATGGAAGTGGCCGAGCGGATGTGCGACACGATCTTCATGATCTTCCGCGGCCGAAAAGTGCTCGACGGAACGCTGCAATCGATCCAGGACCAATACGGCGAGGACACGATCCGCGTGCGGACGGCCGCGGGCAACGGCGCGCTGGCGAACTTGCCCGGCGTCGTGCGGGTGAACGATTATGGCCAAGACCAGGAATTGCGAATTGCCCCCGGTGCCGATTCGCAAGCCGTGCTAACGGAGTTGGCGCGGCGCACTCGGATCGAGCGGTTCGAGTTGGCCCGGCCGTCGCTACACGACATCTTCTTGCGTATCGCCCGACCGCACGAGGCCGACGCACAGGGGGCCGGCCATGCGTAA
- a CDS encoding sigma-54 dependent transcriptional regulator, producing the protein MVTKPRKRLKLLFADDERSLQELMRIELDRMGHEVTVCPDGLTAAAALERNTYDCLLVDLDMPGLSGIQVIAKAKELSPDTDAIVLTGKSSVESAIAALRHGAFDYLTKPCKLAELETLLERVLQKRELTNKYRALKRRLERAEGPTRLVGDSPIMNRVRQLIAKVAPTHSSVLILGETGTGKELVARALHEQSLRADQPFVAINCGALPENLIESELFGHRKGSFTGADEHRVGLFEVADGGTMFLDEIGELPKAMQAKLLRVLESGEIRRVGENESLTVDVRLVCATHRRLDDMVENGDFREDLMFRVNTFEILLPSLRQRIDDIPALARHLLQRCRQHVRPDDEMFTPDATAMLKSHGWPGNVRELANVVEHASILCESLPISVEHLPERFDARRPRAPQIRSVGPMTLRELEMQVIHQALERNGGNKPKAAEELGISLKTLYNKLHQESGLERSA; encoded by the coding sequence ATCGTTACCAAGCCGCGTAAACGTCTCAAGCTCTTGTTTGCGGACGACGAACGCTCGTTGCAGGAACTCATGCGCATCGAGCTGGACCGCATGGGCCACGAAGTGACCGTCTGCCCCGACGGCCTCACCGCCGCCGCCGCACTCGAGCGAAACACCTACGATTGCCTGCTCGTCGATCTCGACATGCCCGGCCTGAGCGGCATTCAAGTGATCGCCAAGGCAAAGGAACTGTCGCCCGACACCGACGCGATCGTGCTCACCGGAAAGTCCTCGGTCGAATCGGCGATCGCGGCGCTGCGGCATGGGGCGTTCGACTATCTGACCAAGCCCTGCAAGCTGGCGGAGTTGGAGACGCTGCTCGAGCGCGTGCTGCAGAAGCGCGAGCTGACGAACAAATATCGGGCGCTCAAGCGGCGGCTGGAGCGAGCGGAAGGCCCGACGCGGTTAGTCGGCGATTCGCCGATCATGAATCGGGTCCGCCAGCTCATCGCCAAAGTGGCGCCGACGCATTCCAGCGTCCTGATCCTCGGCGAAACGGGGACCGGCAAGGAACTGGTGGCCCGAGCGCTCCACGAGCAGAGTTTGCGGGCGGATCAGCCGTTCGTTGCGATCAACTGCGGCGCGCTGCCCGAGAACTTGATCGAAAGCGAGCTGTTCGGCCATCGCAAGGGGAGTTTTACCGGGGCCGACGAGCACCGCGTCGGGCTGTTCGAGGTGGCCGACGGTGGGACGATGTTTCTCGACGAGATCGGCGAGCTGCCGAAAGCGATGCAAGCCAAGCTGCTGCGCGTGCTCGAAAGTGGCGAAATCCGCCGCGTCGGCGAGAACGAATCGCTTACGGTCGACGTGCGGCTCGTTTGCGCCACGCATCGTCGTTTGGACGACATGGTCGAAAATGGCGACTTTCGTGAAGACTTGATGTTTCGAGTCAACACATTCGAAATCCTGTTGCCGAGCCTACGGCAGCGGATCGACGACATCCCGGCGTTGGCGCGGCATCTCTTGCAGCGCTGCCGGCAGCACGTTCGACCGGATGACGAGATGTTCACTCCTGATGCCACTGCGATGCTGAAATCGCACGGCTGGCCGGGCAATGTCCGTGAGCTGGCGAACGTCGTCGAGCACGCCTCGATCCTCTGCGAATCGCTTCCCATCTCGGTCGAGCATCTGCCCGAACGATTCGACGCCCGGCGACCGCGAGCGCCGCAAATCCGCTCCGTCGGCCCGATGACGCTCCGCGAACTGGAGATGCAGGTGATCCACCAGGCGCTCGAGCGCAACGGGGGCAACAAGCCCAAGGCGGCCGAGGAACTCGGCATCAGCCTCAAGACACTCTACAATAAGCTGCACCAAGAAAGCGGCTTAGAACGCTCGGCGTGA
- a CDS encoding HAMP domain-containing sensor histidine kinase, whose product MLAKWPIRDKLLVGIGLLVAIVVTLSVSAFIGVYAYRSLVRSLRNRAEELPLATELAGRVSDLRVSFGETLPLRKSPPGNEHPDARPLVQSFAAKYEAVSTALDEYRHQLMINEEDLLIGNNQQEQATVGQLRDSLGNVAILTRDPDWPLNPSRAERVNEKLELVQTLAGQLPGFLHRRIHDLAGEVKTRYLTLIVLTWITTVTALAAFGLFVHLFYRWVFRPLRVLIKGSRFVAAGNFGYRIRIDSHDEMSELAGAMNDMTARFQAIRDDLDRQVQVRTKQVVRSEQLASVGFLAAGVAHEINNPLASIAMCAESLEGRLAEIAPSGGEQSGVVGRYLRMIQTEAFRCKEITEKLLDFSRLGDVQHQTTDLRELIQGVIEMVRHLGKYQAKQILFHPGEPLVAPINPQEIKQVVLNLITNALDSVEQGGTLSIELHAAAGFAEMVFTDDGCGMTDEVLEHLFEPFFTRKRGGQGTGLGLSIAYRIVADHGGQIDAVSAGPDKGSQFRVTLPLVETHKESSHRYQAA is encoded by the coding sequence GTGCTCGCCAAATGGCCTATTCGTGACAAACTGCTGGTCGGCATCGGCCTATTGGTGGCGATCGTCGTCACCTTATCGGTGAGCGCCTTCATCGGCGTGTACGCCTATCGCAGCCTCGTCCGCAGCCTGCGCAATCGGGCCGAAGAACTGCCGCTGGCGACCGAGTTGGCAGGCCGCGTGAGCGATCTCCGCGTCAGCTTTGGCGAAACGCTCCCCTTGCGTAAATCGCCGCCGGGCAATGAACACCCGGACGCTCGACCGCTCGTTCAGAGTTTCGCCGCGAAGTACGAGGCCGTCAGCACGGCGCTCGACGAGTATCGCCATCAGCTCATGATCAACGAGGAGGACTTGCTCATAGGCAACAATCAGCAGGAGCAAGCCACGGTCGGCCAACTGCGCGATTCGCTGGGCAATGTGGCCATTTTGACTCGCGATCCCGATTGGCCGCTCAATCCATCGCGGGCCGAGAGGGTGAACGAAAAACTCGAACTCGTCCAAACGCTCGCGGGACAGTTGCCCGGCTTTCTACACCGCCGCATTCACGATTTGGCCGGCGAGGTCAAAACCCGCTATCTTACGCTGATCGTCCTCACTTGGATCACCACCGTCACGGCGCTGGCGGCGTTCGGCCTATTCGTTCACCTATTCTACCGCTGGGTCTTCCGCCCGCTGAGGGTGCTGATCAAGGGCTCGCGGTTTGTCGCGGCCGGCAATTTCGGCTACCGCATCCGAATCGACTCGCACGACGAGATGTCGGAACTGGCCGGCGCGATGAACGACATGACGGCCCGCTTTCAGGCAATTCGCGACGATCTCGATCGGCAGGTGCAAGTGCGCACGAAGCAGGTCGTGCGGAGCGAGCAATTGGCGAGCGTCGGCTTTCTGGCTGCCGGGGTCGCCCACGAGATCAACAATCCGCTAGCCTCGATCGCCATGTGCGCCGAGTCGCTCGAGGGGCGCCTCGCGGAGATCGCGCCGTCCGGCGGCGAGCAATCCGGCGTCGTCGGCCGCTATTTGCGAATGATTCAAACGGAGGCCTTCCGCTGCAAGGAAATCACCGAAAAGTTGCTCGATTTCTCGCGGCTCGGCGACGTTCAGCATCAAACCACCGATCTCCGCGAGTTGATCCAGGGCGTGATCGAAATGGTCCGCCATTTGGGCAAGTATCAAGCAAAACAGATTCTATTTCATCCGGGCGAGCCACTCGTCGCCCCGATCAACCCGCAGGAAATCAAGCAAGTCGTGCTCAACTTGATCACCAATGCACTAGACAGCGTCGAGCAGGGCGGCACTCTTTCGATCGAGCTACACGCCGCCGCCGGCTTTGCCGAAATGGTCTTCACCGACGACGGCTGCGGCATGACCGACGAGGTGCTCGAGCATTTATTCGAGCCTTTCTTCACACGCAAACGCGGCGGCCAGGGGACCGGACTGGGCTTGTCGATCGCGTATCGTATCGTCGCCGATCACGGCGGGCAGATCGACGCCGTCAGTGCCGGCCCAGACAAAGGCTCACAGTTCCGGGTCACTCTTCCACTGGTCGAAACTCACAAGGAGAGCAGCCATCGTTACCAAGCCGCGTAA